The window ATGCCTTGCCCAGCAATTTCAGGTGCTGAACCGTGCACGGGTTCATATAGTCCAAAGTTATCACCGCGAATAGATGCAGAAGGAAGTACCCCTAGAGAGCCTGTAATTACAGATGCTTCGTCACTTAAAATATCGCCGAATAAGTTTTCCGTTACGACCACATCATAGTGACCTGGATTCGTAATGAGTTTCATCGCTACTGAATCGACTAAATTATGTTCTGTTTCTACATCTGGGTATTGCTTTTTCTTTTCTTCTACAATCTCACGCCATAAACGTGACGTATCTAAAACATTAGCTTTATCTACGGAACAAAGTTTTCCACGACGTAGTCTTGCTAGTTCAAACGCGTTGTCCACGATGCGCTCGATTTCCATGCGGGAATACACACATGTATCAACAGCACCCATACCTGTTTTATAACGAGGTTCCCCGAAGTACAAGCCCCCTGTTAATTCACGGACGATCATTAAGTCTACATTTTCCGCAACTTCACGTTTTAATGGAGAAGAAGCGAGTAAACTTGGGAAGGCTTTTACTGGACGTAAATTAGCAAATAAATCAAAATGCTTGCGGATTTTTAATAAGCCCTTTTCTGGACGTAATTCTGGTGGGTTATTATCCCATTTCGGTCCGCCTACTGCACCTAATAAAATGGCATCACTTGCTTCACATTTTGCAATGGTTTCTTCCGGTAGTGGGTTTTGATCCTGATCGATTGCTGCGCCTCCAATTAACGCATAATCTAAATGAAACGTATGATTAAAACGCTTCCCAATTACTCGTAATACTTTCACTGCACTTGCAACAACTTCGGGGCCGATACCGTCACCAGGCAGTACTGTAATTTTCTTTTCCATTTGAATACACCCTTCTTTCTTCGCAATATCACTTAGATACAAACGCCACCAAACAATTTCGCTTGATGGCGCTTTTCTTTAATTAATGAACTTGAAATTGTTCTTCTCGTACTTTTTGTTGAATAAGTTGACGGTTAATAGCATTTAAATAGGCTTTTGCAGATGCTTCTAAAACATCTTGTGCAGAATCACGACCTGTTGATGTGTAACCATTGTATTTTAAGTTGACAACGGCTTCTCCTAACGCATCGCGCCCTTTGCCAACCGATTTTACACGATAGTCTAAAATGTTCACCTTGCCATTAACAAGCTGTTCTAATGTATTGAAAATGGCTTCAACTGAACCAGAGCCGGTTGCTGCAATTGTTTTCACGTCTCCCTCAGGCGTAACAACTGATGCTGTAGCAGTTGGGATATTTTCTGTACCATACTGCACTTGGACACTTTTCAGTTCAAATAATGCCACGTCTTCAATCGAAACTTGCTGTTCTGTTAAGATCGTCGTTAAATCTTCTTCGGTAATTTCCTTTTTGCGATCCGCTAATTTTTTGAACTCTGCGAATGCTTTATTCAGCTTTTCATCGGATAATTCAAAGCCCATAGTATGTGCACGGTCACGGAATGCGGCACGACCTGAGTGTTTCCCTAAAACTAAAGCAACTTCATCTTCCCCTACTAATGCAGGTGAGATAATTTCATACGTTTCGGGATTTTTTAATACGCCATCTTGGTGAATACCTGATTCATGAGCGAATGCATTTTTCCCTACAACCGCTTTATTCGGTTGGATAACAACATTCGTTAATCGGCTCACCAACTGTGATGTGCGTTTAATTTCTTTTAAATTTAAGCCGGTTTCAACTTGGTATAAATCTTTACGAATATGCATGGCAAC is drawn from Solibacillus sp. R5-41 and contains these coding sequences:
- the leuB gene encoding 3-isopropylmalate dehydrogenase, whose amino-acid sequence is MEKKITVLPGDGIGPEVVASAVKVLRVIGKRFNHTFHLDYALIGGAAIDQDQNPLPEETIAKCEASDAILLGAVGGPKWDNNPPELRPEKGLLKIRKHFDLFANLRPVKAFPSLLASSPLKREVAENVDLMIVRELTGGLYFGEPRYKTGMGAVDTCVYSRMEIERIVDNAFELARLRRGKLCSVDKANVLDTSRLWREIVEEKKKQYPDVETEHNLVDSVAMKLITNPGHYDVVVTENLFGDILSDEASVITGSLGVLPSASIRGDNFGLYEPVHGSAPEIAGQGIANPAATILSVAMMLQYSFGLKEEAAEIERAVSAVFEDGYYTADLAQQGARVLSTDEWTEKVINEIDASFVSDSIMISYN
- a CDS encoding 2-isopropylmalate synthase — translated: MRKIDIFDTTLRDGEQSAGINLNTAEKIEIAKQLERLGVTIIEAGFPASSPGDFEAVNRIASTVKNSIVTGLARCIQKDIDRTWEALKVAEQPHIHIFLATSPIHMEYKLKKSPEQVIEQAVEAVKYAKKLFPLVQWSAEDAFRSDREFLAEIIGEVIAAGATTVNIPDTVGYASPNEYGELFKYLRENTRGADNVKFSAHCHDDLGMAVANSIAAIQNGADQVECTINGIGERAGNAALEEIGVAMHIRKDLYQVETGLNLKEIKRTSQLVSRLTNVVIQPNKAVVGKNAFAHESGIHQDGVLKNPETYEIISPALVGEDEVALVLGKHSGRAAFRDRAHTMGFELSDEKLNKAFAEFKKLADRKKEITEEDLTTILTEQQVSIEDVALFELKSVQVQYGTENIPTATASVVTPEGDVKTIAATGSGSVEAIFNTLEQLVNGKVNILDYRVKSVGKGRDALGEAVVNLKYNGYTSTGRDSAQDVLEASAKAYLNAINRQLIQQKVREEQFQVH